One segment of Thermosulfurimonas sp. F29 DNA contains the following:
- the purQ gene encoding phosphoribosylformylglycinamidine synthase I, giving the protein MRPRALVLSGYGINCERETAHVLRLAGADPEIVHLSELLYGEKHLRDYHLLCFPGGFLDGDHLGAAQAAAHRLRHARIRTSGERFMDHLLEFIKAGKLIIGICNGFQLLVKLGLLPGLEGRYGERLVSLTYNDSGRFEDRWVSLRVNRDSPCVFTRGFKRLYFPVRHGEGKFVVRDRDVLERLISGGQIVLQYTHPETGEPTQEYPYNPNGSVMAVAGICDPTGRVFGLMPHPEAFNHPTNHPRWRRETIPPETPGLRLFKNAVEYLRETLLS; this is encoded by the coding sequence ATGAGACCCAGGGCGCTGGTTCTTTCGGGCTACGGCATAAATTGCGAGCGGGAGACGGCCCATGTGTTGCGTCTCGCCGGAGCGGATCCCGAAATAGTCCACCTCTCCGAGCTCCTTTACGGGGAGAAACACCTTCGGGACTATCATCTTCTCTGCTTCCCGGGGGGATTCCTGGACGGGGATCATCTGGGGGCGGCCCAGGCCGCGGCCCATCGCCTGCGACACGCCCGCATAAGAACCTCCGGCGAACGCTTTATGGATCATCTCCTGGAATTCATTAAAGCCGGGAAACTCATCATCGGGATCTGCAACGGTTTCCAGCTCCTGGTGAAACTGGGCTTGCTCCCCGGGCTGGAGGGACGCTACGGGGAACGCCTGGTGAGCCTTACCTACAACGACTCCGGACGCTTCGAGGACCGGTGGGTGAGCCTCAGGGTCAACCGTGATTCTCCCTGCGTTTTTACCCGGGGTTTCAAACGCCTTTACTTTCCGGTGCGTCACGGTGAGGGGAAGTTTGTAGTGCGAGACCGGGATGTTCTGGAGAGGTTAATTTCCGGGGGACAGATCGTTCTTCAGTACACCCATCCTGAAACCGGTGAACCCACCCAGGAATATCCCTACAATCCCAACGGTTCGGTGATGGCCGTGGCCGGGATCTGTGATCCCACCGGGCGCGTTTTCGGCCTCATGCCTCATCCCGAGGCCTTCAATCATCCTACCAATCATCCCCGCTGGAGGCGGGAAACGATTCCGCCGGAGACCCCAGGTCTTCGTCTCTTTAAGAATGCGGTGGAGTACCTCCGCGAAACTCTCCTTTCATGA
- a CDS encoding twin-arginine translocase subunit TatC, protein MKEDSAVKSLAELLLDLRRYLLRMVLLLVSFSLAALAAAPRVLLWLETRFGQRLAFFGVAEPWLALLKTAFFLAVVVLFPYFLWLLYRTAASVFHLKRVHGVFMVLGGMLLFYAGIAFCFFVTLPYGMKFLLSFQKEDIVPTISVGHFVNFVALFLLAFGLIFELPLFMILLAQVGLLNPHRAARYRRHAILIITIVAAVLTPTPDVFNLSLMAVPLYLLFEVGLLGARLVARKRV, encoded by the coding sequence ATGAAGGAAGATTCCGCGGTAAAGTCCCTGGCCGAGCTTCTGCTTGATCTGCGCCGGTATCTCCTGCGGATGGTCCTGCTGCTGGTGTCGTTCAGCCTGGCCGCGCTGGCCGCGGCTCCCCGCGTGCTCCTCTGGCTGGAGACGCGTTTCGGCCAGAGACTGGCCTTCTTCGGAGTGGCCGAACCCTGGCTGGCCCTTCTCAAGACGGCATTTTTTCTGGCCGTGGTGGTTCTCTTTCCCTACTTTCTGTGGCTCCTATACCGCACGGCGGCTTCCGTGTTCCACCTGAAAAGAGTGCACGGGGTTTTCATGGTTCTGGGAGGAATGCTCCTCTTTTACGCCGGAATTGCCTTTTGTTTCTTCGTCACCCTCCCTTACGGAATGAAATTCCTCCTCTCCTTTCAGAAGGAGGACATCGTTCCTACCATCTCCGTGGGGCACTTCGTCAATTTCGTGGCCCTTTTTCTTCTGGCCTTCGGCCTCATCTTTGAACTCCCCCTTTTTATGATTCTCCTGGCTCAGGTGGGACTTCTCAATCCCCACCGGGCGGCCCGTTATCGACGGCACGCCATCCTTATCATCACCATCGTCGCCGCGGTGCTCACCCCCACCCCGGATGTTTTCAATCTCAGCCTCATGGCGGTGCCCCTTTACCTCCTCTTCGAGGTCGGGCTCCTGGGTGCCCGATTGGTAGCCCGCAAACGGGTCTAA
- a CDS encoding MotE family protein: protein MKPARLFFVLAFLALLKLILAITAFERNLQAEVRSTKVPSSPLGQCPPEIFEALRAERRKLEKRAREIDLREKRLKLLEKQVERRLAALLELEDSLDEKLREIRRIETERFNLLVKAYSEMRPSKAARLLMNMDPDMAVRILSAMKSDQVARILAAMPPEKAAPLAEALSGISPQKF, encoded by the coding sequence ATGAAGCCGGCTCGTCTGTTTTTCGTGCTGGCTTTTCTGGCTCTCCTCAAGCTTATTCTGGCCATTACCGCCTTTGAAAGAAATCTTCAGGCCGAAGTGCGCTCCACGAAGGTCCCTTCTTCCCCCCTAGGACAGTGCCCCCCGGAAATCTTTGAGGCCCTCCGGGCGGAGCGCCGCAAGCTTGAGAAAAGAGCGAGAGAAATCGACCTGAGGGAAAAAAGACTTAAACTTCTCGAAAAACAGGTGGAGAGGAGACTTGCGGCTCTTCTTGAGCTTGAGGATTCGCTGGATGAGAAGCTCAGAGAGATTCGGCGAATCGAAACCGAAAGGTTCAACCTGCTGGTCAAGGCCTACTCGGAGATGCGTCCCTCCAAGGCGGCGCGATTGTTGATGAACATGGATCCGGACATGGCGGTCAGGATCCTTTCGGCCATGAAGAGCGACCAGGTGGCCCGGATCCTTGCGGCCATGCCTCCGGAAAAGGCCGCTCCCCTGGCCGAGGCCCTTTCGGGTATATCCCCGCAGAAGTTTTAG
- a CDS encoding flagellar export protein FliJ, protein MRRPPRILNTLLYLRELREERARDRLSGALSALDAARRDLKEVRENRRAVYNRLSGAVLSGKDLRLYGEGLEATFRETDRLERKLRARMKEVENLKKELEKAHLEKKVAEKYHEKLWQRFRREEEKAFYRELDDLTLMRRGRR, encoded by the coding sequence GTGAGAAGGCCTCCGCGAATCCTGAATACCCTGCTTTACCTAAGGGAACTCCGGGAGGAACGGGCTCGGGATAGACTCTCGGGAGCCCTTTCGGCTCTGGATGCGGCCCGTCGGGATCTGAAGGAGGTTCGGGAGAATCGCAGGGCCGTGTACAACCGTCTTTCCGGAGCAGTGCTTTCCGGAAAGGATCTCCGGCTTTACGGAGAAGGGCTGGAGGCCACCTTTAGAGAAACCGATCGCCTGGAGAGAAAACTCCGGGCCCGTATGAAGGAGGTAGAAAATCTTAAAAAAGAACTGGAAAAGGCTCATCTAGAAAAAAAAGTGGCTGAAAAATATCACGAAAAGCTATGGCAACGCTTCCGACGGGAGGAGGAAAAGGCCTTTTACCGGGAACTGGACGATCTAACCCTGATGCGCAGGGGGCGGAGATGA
- a CDS encoding FliI/YscN family ATPase — protein MRVSSLERYRLVLEGVKPIKVCGHVKQVVGLVVEAEGPPLRVGDLCRIETSSGEILAEVSGFRDERLLLLPLGSPIGIEPGNRVYACERAEARVGRELLGRVINALGEALDGKPLPYLPETYPLYNEPLKPFERARITEPLDVGIRAINALLTVGKGQRIAIMAGSGVGKSTLLGMMARHTRADVNVIALIGERGREVREFIERDLGEEGLRRSVVVVATADEPPPLRMRGAYYATAIAEYFRDQGLDVLFMMDSLTRFCMAGREVGLSVGEPPTARGYTPSVFAQLPRLLERMGPRTEGGSITGIYTVLVEGDDFTEPVADAVRAIADGHIVLSRELAQEGHYPAIDVLASVSRLMRDLAEREHYKAAQELVKLLAVYRRAEDLINIGAYVRGSNPEIDRALEKIEAVKAFLRQEVEERAGFEESIRALKEAIS, from the coding sequence GTGAGGGTTAGTTCTCTCGAAAGATATCGACTGGTTCTGGAGGGGGTTAAACCCATTAAGGTGTGCGGACATGTAAAACAGGTGGTGGGACTGGTGGTGGAAGCGGAGGGGCCTCCTCTCCGGGTGGGGGACCTCTGTCGAATAGAAACCTCCTCCGGAGAAATCCTGGCCGAGGTTTCCGGATTCCGGGACGAAAGGCTCCTTCTTCTTCCCCTGGGAAGCCCCATAGGGATAGAACCGGGGAATCGGGTTTATGCCTGCGAGAGGGCCGAGGCCCGGGTGGGAAGGGAACTTTTGGGAAGGGTCATAAATGCGCTGGGAGAGGCCCTAGACGGGAAACCCCTGCCCTACCTTCCGGAGACCTATCCCCTTTACAACGAGCCACTCAAACCCTTTGAGAGGGCCCGCATAACAGAGCCTCTCGATGTGGGGATAAGAGCCATAAACGCCCTTCTTACCGTGGGCAAGGGACAGCGTATCGCCATAATGGCCGGCTCAGGGGTGGGAAAAAGTACGCTTCTCGGCATGATGGCCCGGCATACCCGGGCTGATGTAAATGTAATCGCGCTCATAGGGGAGCGGGGCCGGGAGGTGCGGGAATTTATCGAAAGGGATCTGGGTGAGGAGGGATTGCGGAGATCGGTGGTCGTGGTGGCCACCGCGGACGAGCCTCCTCCGTTAAGGATGCGCGGCGCCTATTACGCCACGGCCATCGCGGAGTACTTTAGGGATCAGGGGCTCGATGTGCTCTTCATGATGGACTCCCTTACCAGATTTTGCATGGCCGGGCGGGAGGTGGGGCTTTCCGTAGGCGAGCCCCCCACCGCCCGGGGATACACTCCCTCGGTGTTTGCGCAGCTTCCGCGTCTCCTGGAACGCATGGGACCACGCACCGAGGGAGGAAGCATCACCGGTATTTACACCGTGCTGGTGGAGGGGGATGACTTTACCGAACCGGTGGCGGATGCCGTACGGGCCATCGCGGACGGGCACATCGTGCTCTCCCGGGAACTGGCACAGGAGGGGCACTATCCGGCCATTGATGTTCTAGCCAGCGTCAGTCGACTGATGCGGGATCTCGCCGAAAGGGAACACTATAAAGCCGCCCAAGAACTGGTAAAACTCCTTGCCGTATACCGGCGGGCCGAGGATCTCATCAACATCGGAGCCTATGTGCGGGGAAGCAACCCGGAGATCGATCGTGCTCTTGAAAAAATCGAGGCCGTCAAGGCCTTTCTGCGTCAGGAAGTGGAGGAACGGGCCGGTTTCGAGGAGAGCATTCGGGCCCTTAAGGAGGCGATTTCGTGA
- a CDS encoding FliH/SctL family protein: protein MSKILKSSMIRMRRLRLMEAAPIQEGNTLEPSSEKEFSREVALAREKAYREGYREGFEEGRTEGFEKGYREGRHRADKELSQKKAQLETELGNKIKELDELLESLKREISGGIFSLDREVLSLLKVMARKFLFKEALKDETLILRVIREALKEVVEGARIKIRVHPREAEFLKRFDLSALSQKSLPALEIVADPSITPGGCLIETNFGLVDATLERRWEELLKTLKEVSDGEG, encoded by the coding sequence TTGTCTAAGATTCTCAAGTCCTCCATGATCAGGATGCGCCGCCTCCGGCTGATGGAGGCCGCCCCGATCCAGGAGGGGAATACCCTTGAGCCCTCTTCAGAAAAGGAGTTCTCACGGGAGGTAGCTCTGGCCCGGGAAAAGGCTTACAGAGAAGGATACCGGGAGGGTTTTGAGGAGGGCCGTACCGAGGGATTTGAAAAAGGGTATAGGGAGGGACGCCACCGTGCCGATAAGGAGTTATCTCAAAAGAAAGCCCAACTTGAGACCGAGTTAGGTAATAAAATTAAAGAATTAGATGAACTATTAGAATCCTTAAAGAGGGAAATATCCGGGGGAATTTTTTCTCTGGATCGTGAGGTCCTTTCTCTTCTGAAGGTTATGGCCAGAAAGTTCCTCTTTAAGGAGGCCCTGAAGGACGAAACCCTCATCCTCAGGGTAATACGCGAAGCTCTTAAAGAGGTGGTAGAGGGGGCCCGGATAAAGATACGGGTCCATCCAAGGGAGGCCGAGTTTCTCAAGCGGTTCGACCTTTCGGCCCTTTCCCAGAAGAGTCTTCCGGCCCTGGAGATTGTGGCCGACCCCTCCATCACCCCCGGAGGGTGCCTGATAGAAACCAACTTCGGTCTGGTGGATGCCACCCTGGAGAGACGCTGGGAGGAGCTCCTGAAAACCCTGAAAGAGGTTTCCGACGGTGAGGGTTAG